From Anaerohalosphaera lusitana, one genomic window encodes:
- a CDS encoding M6 family metalloprotease domain-containing protein — protein MISRNLGWLVMALLFVSCGACFAAPHHGEVYDLKQPDGSRVPAKVWGDEFYQRVESLDGYTLVRDETTGWICYAEVSADGSDFVSTGVVYEVETDTAGNNKKVKNVGKRLPRQKHLKLKKGAVLKKAKERRKELLGEKADEYFNFGLAEDGYSTDEAAAMATAPAPLTGSVVGLTVLIDFPDDRGTIAVSEVEDYCNQIGYSGYNNNGSIRDYFYDVSNGNLEYTNQVVGYYTANYNKSYYDDCDNGKARELIGEALNWLESQNFDFTTLSRDGSNRIIALNFFYAGNRGCGWAKGLWPHKGWYDSYVGSQGVRTGDYQITDMRSSLVIGTFCHENGHMTCDWPDLYDYGYESSGTGGYCLMSSGHGTNPQVPNPYFRDLRGWENIVDITDDMPGTVRTHTANSHTTFRYSHPTNYKEFFLVESRRRVGRHTGIPDEGMLIWHVDADGSNNNEQMTEASHYKVSVEQADGRFDLENGTNSGGSGDLFHANYRDVFNDNTLPDARWWDGSESGLGIRDIGPVGNTMDFTVDNVTTTLFVSPGEELAYDHVWSLPLPSTTKTFELANTTNATLNWTADENADWFDLSPSSGTLAAGASTTVSVVLNGAAALLGPAEHAEPVAFTDTTNDVSLGRDVVLNVIPKGLHAYWQFDQTTGYTASDATGNGFDGSLENMSFSGGTTAGKFGQALSFDGIDDFITVSELGLNTNNITIAGWLNAAAIQTEYAGIFSNRVDGAANFNFKKSNKLGYHWNNGHWTWSTDFSVPTNEWVFVAMVLEPDKVTMYMDDGTLRSDSWNAVHSPESFAGYSVIGRDAGYSSRSYQGAIDDLRIYNYALSSSEIALLPQGGPAECPKPANGETGIAPQPLSWIGGPVADRYLVYLGTNQSAVADATPSSPEYQGQTSETQWEFDWNSNSTYFWRVDTITDSGSTIAGAVWQFETGDGTGMITREVWNSITGINISDLTSDSRYPDQPDETGVLMSFETPVDIADDYGTRVHGFLKPKVTGTYKFWIAGDDWCELWLSSGFDPADASMIAQVPGWTGQKVWDEYPEQASGTISLVAGEMYYIKALHKESGGGDHLAVAWQGPDIVQQVIPGEFLMPYYEGYNGEPVFNNANITGAEAIERQPYSGSLVGTASDPEGDSILYSKAAGPDWLMIAGDGGMMGTPADADVGANIFTVRVTDQYGGYDEATLTIQVNERYTGELGMTDLIGFASHWLELTPTGDPADLNDDGAADFTDYAGLLRDWLETVYVPDMLDYWPIETDASNYVSPHAGRLYGDAAINTADAAPGSTACVQLDGDGDYVEISGYYGITGTASRTVTAWIKTNYQAGDAVTGEIVTWGRPDQTGKRWTMRLTADGALRQEVKYGYINGTTNIADNTWHHVAVVLEDDGSPDISEALLYVDGQLEPVGGFGPRAVDTGMLSPVRLGVCLEVAGPRFFKGLIDEVRIYDRALTADEISRLAQ, from the coding sequence GTGATTTCAAGAAATCTCGGATGGTTGGTGATGGCCCTTCTTTTCGTAAGCTGCGGTGCGTGTTTTGCGGCGCCTCATCACGGTGAAGTATATGATCTCAAGCAGCCGGACGGCAGTCGTGTACCGGCGAAGGTATGGGGTGACGAGTTCTACCAGCGGGTGGAAAGTCTGGACGGTTACACGCTGGTGCGTGATGAGACAACCGGCTGGATCTGCTATGCTGAGGTGTCTGCGGACGGTTCTGATTTTGTAAGTACTGGCGTTGTTTACGAAGTCGAGACTGATACTGCAGGCAATAATAAGAAGGTCAAAAATGTAGGCAAGAGACTGCCCAGGCAAAAGCACTTAAAACTGAAAAAGGGTGCAGTACTCAAAAAGGCGAAGGAAAGACGCAAGGAGCTGCTTGGCGAAAAAGCTGATGAGTATTTCAATTTCGGTCTTGCAGAAGATGGTTACAGCACCGATGAGGCGGCTGCAATGGCGACTGCACCGGCTCCGCTGACCGGTTCGGTTGTTGGTCTTACTGTACTGATAGATTTTCCGGATGATCGTGGAACTATAGCCGTCAGCGAGGTTGAGGACTATTGCAATCAGATCGGCTACAGCGGTTACAATAACAACGGTTCCATACGCGACTATTTTTATGACGTCTCGAACGGCAATCTTGAATATACAAATCAGGTGGTCGGCTATTACACAGCCAACTATAATAAATCGTATTACGACGATTGCGATAACGGCAAGGCTCGTGAACTTATTGGGGAAGCGTTGAACTGGCTTGAATCGCAGAACTTTGATTTTACTACTCTGTCGCGTGACGGCAGCAACAGAATAATCGCGCTGAACTTTTTCTATGCGGGCAACCGTGGTTGCGGATGGGCCAAGGGACTCTGGCCTCATAAGGGCTGGTACGACAGCTATGTCGGCAGCCAGGGTGTGCGGACCGGTGATTACCAGATCACCGATATGCGGTCGAGCCTTGTGATAGGCACCTTCTGTCATGAGAATGGACACATGACCTGCGACTGGCCGGACCTTTATGACTACGGTTATGAATCAAGCGGTACCGGCGGATATTGTCTGATGTCCAGCGGGCACGGTACAAATCCGCAGGTGCCTAATCCGTATTTCCGCGATCTGCGGGGCTGGGAGAATATTGTCGATATCACGGATGACATGCCCGGTACGGTTCGGACGCACACTGCGAATTCACACACGACGTTCAGGTATTCACATCCAACGAATTACAAGGAATTCTTCCTTGTAGAAAGCAGGCGGCGAGTCGGGCGTCACACTGGCATACCTGATGAGGGCATGCTGATCTGGCACGTCGATGCGGATGGTTCGAACAATAATGAGCAGATGACCGAGGCCAGCCATTATAAGGTGTCGGTCGAACAGGCTGACGGCAGATTCGATCTGGAAAACGGTACAAACAGCGGCGGAAGCGGTGATCTGTTCCATGCGAATTACCGGGATGTATTCAATGATAACACGCTGCCCGATGCGAGATGGTGGGATGGTTCGGAGTCCGGGCTTGGCATTCGTGATATAGGGCCTGTTGGCAATACGATGGACTTTACTGTTGATAATGTTACGACGACCCTGTTCGTCAGTCCGGGCGAGGAGCTGGCGTATGATCATGTATGGTCACTGCCACTGCCTTCTACCACTAAGACTTTCGAACTTGCGAACACTACGAACGCGACACTGAACTGGACAGCAGATGAAAACGCTGACTGGTTCGATCTGTCGCCCTCCAGTGGTACACTTGCAGCCGGAGCGAGTACGACTGTATCGGTCGTCCTGAACGGCGCAGCGGCGCTGCTTGGTCCGGCCGAGCATGCTGAACCAGTCGCGTTCACGGATACCACAAACGATGTGTCGCTGGGACGGGATGTGGTGCTTAATGTCATTCCGAAGGGACTGCACGCTTATTGGCAGTTCGACCAGACGACTGGATATACAGCGAGTGATGCCACAGGCAACGGTTTTGACGGATCGCTGGAGAATATGTCGTTCAGCGGCGGTACAACGGCCGGTAAATTCGGCCAGGCGCTTAGCTTTGACGGCATTGATGATTTCATTACTGTCAGTGAGCTGGGTCTCAATACCAACAATATAACTATCGCTGGTTGGCTCAATGCTGCCGCTATCCAGACCGAATACGCGGGCATTTTCTCGAATCGGGTTGATGGCGCCGCTAATTTCAACTTCAAGAAGTCAAACAAGCTTGGATATCACTGGAACAACGGCCACTGGACATGGTCCACCGATTTCTCTGTTCCGACAAATGAATGGGTATTCGTAGCGATGGTCCTCGAACCTGATAAGGTCACGATGTATATGGATGACGGAACCTTACGGAGTGACTCCTGGAATGCTGTGCATTCACCTGAGTCTTTTGCCGGTTACAGCGTGATCGGTCGTGACGCCGGTTACAGCAGTCGCAGCTATCAAGGTGCGATAGACGATCTGCGGATCTATAATTATGCTCTCAGCAGCAGTGAAATTGCTCTTCTGCCGCAGGGAGGGCCAGCGGAATGCCCTAAGCCGGCCAACGGTGAAACCGGAATTGCTCCTCAGCCTTTGAGCTGGATTGGCGGACCGGTTGCGGACCGCTACCTGGTTTACCTCGGTACGAATCAAAGTGCTGTTGCCGACGCGACGCCCAGTTCACCCGAATACCAGGGACAGACCAGCGAAACACAGTGGGAGTTTGACTGGAACTCAAACAGCACATATTTCTGGCGTGTCGATACGATCACCGATTCGGGAAGTACCATCGCTGGAGCAGTGTGGCAGTTCGAAACCGGCGACGGAACGGGTATGATAACCCGTGAAGTCTGGAATAGCATCACAGGCATTAACATTTCGGATCTGACTTCCGATTCGCGATATCCTGATCAGCCCGATGAGACTGGTGTGCTGATGAGCTTTGAAACACCTGTAGATATAGCGGATGACTACGGCACGCGGGTACACGGATTCTTGAAACCCAAGGTGACAGGTACATACAAGTTCTGGATCGCCGGTGATGACTGGTGTGAGTTGTGGCTCAGCTCGGGTTTCGATCCGGCCGACGCCTCGATGATCGCCCAGGTGCCCGGCTGGACGGGACAGAAGGTATGGGACGAATATCCCGAGCAGGCAAGCGGAACAATAAGCCTGGTTGCAGGCGAGATGTACTACATCAAGGCACTTCACAAAGAGAGCGGCGGCGGTGACCACCTGGCCGTCGCATGGCAGGGGCCGGATATCGTGCAGCAGGTAATACCCGGTGAATTCCTCATGCCTTATTACGAGGGATATAACGGTGAACCTGTTTTCAATAACGCGAATATCACAGGTGCAGAAGCGATCGAGCGCCAGCCTTATAGCGGTTCGCTGGTCGGCACCGCAAGCGATCCTGAAGGCGACAGCATTTTATATTCAAAGGCAGCAGGACCTGACTGGCTAATGATCGCCGGTGACGGCGGGATGATGGGTACGCCTGCGGATGCCGATGTCGGTGCCAACATTTTCACCGTTCGAGTAACCGATCAATATGGCGGTTATGATGAGGCGACTCTTACGATCCAGGTCAATGAAAGGTATACAGGCGAGCTCGGCATGACTGATCTGATTGGATTTGCCTCGCACTGGCTTGAATTGACGCCTACTGGTGATCCGGCGGATCTCAATGATGATGGCGCCGCTGATTTCACTGATTATGCAGGTCTGCTCAGAGATTGGCTCGAAACAGTTTATGTGCCTGATATGCTCGACTATTGGCCGATCGAGACTGACGCGAGCAATTACGTCAGTCCTCATGCAGGCAGACTGTATGGCGATGCGGCAATCAACACAGCCGATGCTGCTCCTGGCAGTACAGCGTGCGTGCAGCTTGACGGCGACGGAGATTACGTCGAGATATCAGGTTATTACGGCATTACAGGCACTGCGTCTCGAACCGTTACAGCGTGGATCAAGACCAATTACCAGGCAGGTGATGCAGTTACCGGTGAGATAGTAACGTGGGGTCGTCCCGATCAGACAGGCAAGAGATGGACGATGCGCTTGACCGCGGATGGTGCATTGCGGCAGGAAGTCAAATACGGCTATATCAACGGCACTACCAACATTGCTGACAATACCTGGCACCACGTCGCAGTGGTTCTGGAAGATGACGGCAGCCCTGATATAAGTGAGGCACTTCTCTATGTCGACGGACAATTGGAACCCGTTGGAGGTTTCGGTCCTCGTGCCGTGGATACTGGTATGTTGTCTCCCGTTCGTCTTGGCGTATGCCTGGAGGTGGCGGGGCCGCGATTCTTCAAAGGGCTGATCGATGAAGTCCGCATTTACGACAGAGCTTTGACGGCGGACGAAATAAGTCGCCTGGCTCAGTAA
- a CDS encoding RHS repeat-associated core domain-containing protein, translating to MEFDNSGSLTRSYVHANAQVLSQDDYTQADPVTGEPNRYYYIHDRLGSVRIVYHPAMAEPINSYTYDPYGQDFASECSPIVYPNQQTQYNPFKFTGQWHDSEFNHYYLRARMYDPFMARFTTRDPVFGKADECLTLHKYLFSLNDPVNNLDPSGKSAINIMAGLEAAATVYATGLTIATVGADLGNLDLIIAGGYVQQLSGLAFAWGYATAGAGDKVVRVSRWGKPGLGKGDWVMKGKANYLNWIFSGKLQPGMTNQFASYKTAQEFLVNSSDLVWPSGFFGFMKGLLGQRRYMP from the coding sequence ATGGAGTTTGATAACAGCGGCTCATTAACAAGATCATACGTCCACGCCAACGCCCAGGTGCTCAGCCAGGATGACTATACGCAGGCGGACCCGGTCACGGGTGAGCCGAACCGGTATTACTACATCCACGACCGGCTGGGTTCTGTCCGCATCGTATACCATCCTGCGATGGCCGAGCCGATCAACAGCTATACGTACGATCCATACGGCCAGGATTTCGCCAGTGAATGCAGCCCGATCGTATACCCGAACCAGCAGACGCAGTACAACCCGTTCAAGTTTACCGGCCAGTGGCACGACAGCGAGTTCAACCATTACTACCTCCGTGCCCGCATGTACGACCCATTCATGGCAAGATTTACGACGCGGGATCCGGTTTTTGGAAAAGCAGATGAATGCTTGACCTTGCATAAGTATCTTTTTTCGCTCAATGACCCGGTAAACAATCTCGATCCTTCCGGCAAATCCGCTATTAATATTATGGCTGGTCTTGAAGCAGCGGCTACGGTCTATGCAACTGGGCTCACAATAGCAACAGTTGGCGCAGATCTAGGAAACCTTGATCTTATAATAGCTGGGGGCTATGTTCAGCAGCTCAGTGGGCTGGCTTTTGCATGGGGCTATGCGACTGCCGGTGCGGGCGACAAGGTTGTGCGAGTGTCGCGATGGGGCAAGCCTGGTCTAGGCAAAGGTGATTGGGTAATGAAGGGTAAGGCTAATTACCTCAATTGGATATTCTCAGGTAAATTGCAGCCTGGTATGACAAACCAATTTGCTTCGTATAAAACTGCCCAAGAGTTTCTAGTGAATTCGAGCGACTTGGTTTGGCCATCTGGATTTTTTGGTTTCATGAAGGGACTGTTGGGGCAACGAAGGTACATGCCTTAG
- the priA gene encoding replication restart helicase PriA, translating into MAKDFTKSLFGGDDRAAEAAGQEVLVALDTGADAVFSYVLPDAMGSVAVGQRVEVPFGRGNKKKVGFVIGLPKHDDADEATADDGRAFKLKAVTKIVDDEPLLSEKLVRLAKWISDYYVCPMGQVLGAMVPAAVKKGVGVKKKSFLYLGECYKDKKLTSGKQKAIVAVLEDLLATNPEHAIEKSEVLEEAESSPGPLRRLIAEGIVMQESREVLPGLPDVPEEFLEASGADIVLNDEQAAALAKIGESMEQDDFGVTLLYGVTDSGKTEVYIRAIQKAVERGEQAIVLLPEIALTTQTVNRFKQRFEWVAVMHSGLSAMERNAQWQRIKHGQADVVLGARSAVFAPVRKLGLIVVDEEHEGSYKQDSVPRYHGRDVAVVRAKLEGAHVILGSATPALETLENCRTKEHFQLVEMRKRVNDLPMPKMRLVDMTMVRGADEDDGVTLISPDLEDKLRAVLSRGEQAILLLNRRGYSNFVYCPKCRHTLHCKNCDVTLTFHKRRSGSKAVSFGGRMGHGYAVCHYCMSKTLVPEKCPLCSKRMVMIGLGSQRLEEELSRKVPDARVKRVDSDVMAGAKAEEYYEMLKDFAQGRIDVLAGTQILAKGLHFPNVTLVGVISADTALAIPDFRSNERTFQMLSQVAGRAGRSEKKGEVIVQTYLPETEAIERAMEHDYKGFVEHELGVRAKCELPPYGRMANVLMRDEKFERLSKACGEMRARIDYLAGQLGLDMLVRGPMECGIARMHGQHRMQIVVQAKDATVIGRLFKNLRAMGPIRPAVTAVVDVDPVSLL; encoded by the coding sequence ATGGCGAAAGATTTTACTAAGAGCTTGTTCGGGGGCGATGACCGGGCCGCGGAGGCGGCTGGGCAGGAGGTGCTCGTTGCGCTCGATACGGGGGCGGATGCGGTTTTCAGCTATGTGCTGCCGGATGCGATGGGTTCGGTCGCGGTAGGCCAGCGCGTGGAGGTTCCGTTCGGCAGGGGGAACAAGAAGAAGGTCGGGTTTGTGATCGGCCTGCCGAAGCATGATGATGCGGACGAGGCGACCGCAGATGATGGACGTGCGTTCAAGCTAAAAGCCGTGACTAAGATTGTGGACGATGAGCCATTGCTCAGCGAAAAGCTGGTTCGGCTGGCGAAGTGGATCAGCGATTATTACGTGTGCCCGATGGGGCAGGTGCTCGGGGCGATGGTGCCCGCAGCGGTGAAGAAGGGTGTGGGGGTCAAGAAAAAGAGCTTTCTATATCTGGGTGAATGTTATAAGGACAAAAAACTTACCAGCGGTAAGCAGAAGGCGATCGTTGCGGTGCTTGAGGACCTGTTGGCAACGAATCCGGAGCATGCGATAGAAAAATCCGAGGTGCTGGAAGAGGCTGAATCGAGCCCCGGACCGTTGCGCCGGCTGATCGCTGAGGGGATCGTCATGCAGGAATCGCGAGAAGTTCTGCCTGGTCTGCCGGATGTGCCGGAGGAATTTCTCGAAGCCAGCGGAGCGGACATCGTGCTCAATGACGAGCAGGCGGCGGCACTGGCCAAGATCGGCGAATCGATGGAACAGGACGATTTCGGCGTGACGCTGCTGTACGGTGTGACCGACAGCGGCAAGACCGAGGTGTATATCCGTGCGATACAAAAGGCGGTCGAGCGAGGCGAGCAGGCGATAGTGCTGCTGCCCGAGATCGCCCTGACCACCCAGACGGTCAACCGGTTCAAGCAGCGGTTCGAGTGGGTCGCGGTGATGCACTCGGGACTCAGCGCGATGGAGCGGAACGCGCAATGGCAAAGGATAAAGCACGGCCAGGCGGATGTCGTACTGGGTGCGCGGTCGGCGGTCTTCGCGCCGGTCCGAAAGCTGGGCCTGATCGTGGTGGACGAGGAGCACGAGGGCAGCTATAAGCAGGACTCCGTGCCGCGGTACCATGGGCGGGATGTCGCGGTGGTGCGTGCCAAGCTGGAGGGGGCGCATGTGATTCTAGGCAGCGCGACGCCCGCGCTGGAAACGCTGGAGAACTGCCGGACGAAGGAACATTTTCAGCTCGTCGAGATGCGAAAGCGGGTGAACGATCTGCCCATGCCGAAGATGCGGCTGGTGGACATGACGATGGTGCGAGGTGCGGACGAGGACGACGGCGTGACGCTGATCAGTCCCGATCTGGAAGACAAGCTCCGGGCCGTTCTGAGCAGGGGCGAGCAGGCAATACTGCTTCTCAACAGACGCGGCTACAGCAATTTCGTGTACTGCCCGAAATGCCGCCACACACTGCACTGCAAGAACTGCGATGTGACGCTGACGTTCCACAAACGAAGGAGCGGCAGCAAGGCGGTTTCGTTCGGCGGACGGATGGGCCACGGCTACGCGGTGTGTCATTACTGCATGTCAAAAACGCTCGTGCCCGAAAAGTGCCCGCTGTGCAGCAAGCGGATGGTGATGATCGGGCTGGGCTCGCAGCGGCTGGAGGAGGAACTGTCGCGAAAGGTGCCCGATGCGCGGGTCAAGCGGGTCGACAGTGACGTGATGGCGGGCGCGAAGGCGGAAGAATATTACGAAATGCTCAAGGATTTCGCGCAGGGGCGGATCGACGTCCTGGCCGGCACGCAGATACTGGCGAAGGGACTGCACTTTCCCAACGTCACGCTGGTCGGGGTCATCAGTGCGGATACTGCGCTTGCGATACCGGATTTTCGTTCGAACGAGCGGACGTTCCAGATGCTCTCGCAGGTCGCCGGGCGCGCGGGACGGTCCGAGAAGAAGGGCGAGGTGATCGTCCAGACCTATCTGCCCGAGACCGAGGCGATAGAGCGGGCGATGGAGCATGACTATAAAGGCTTTGTCGAACATGAGTTGGGCGTGCGGGCCAAGTGCGAGCTGCCGCCTTACGGACGGATGGCGAACGTGCTGATGCGGGACGAGAAATTCGAACGGCTCAGCAAGGCGTGCGGCGAGATGCGGGCGCGGATAGACTATCTTGCCGGGCAGCTCGGGCTGGATATGTTGGTTCGCGGCCCGATGGAGTGCGGCATCGCACGGATGCATGGCCAGCACCGGATGCAGATCGTGGTGCAGGCGAAAGATGCGACAGTGATCGGGCGGCTGTTCAAGAATCTGCGGGCAATGGGACCGATACGGCCAGCGGTGACAGCGGTGGTGGATGTGGACCCGGTGAGTTTGTTATAG
- a CDS encoding aldo/keto reductase: MTDNNSGRFDRRTFLKAGTGGLGLAAAGLTANTAYGAQHRGNKKIVQNNNSFERNSEGIPLRPLGKTGEKVPIICLGGHHLGRVEDDQQAINFVRYAVDNGVTFIDNAWEYHRGRSEKIVGRALRDGYRDKAFVMTKTHGRDKETTRKQIEESLRRLQVDTIDLCQVHEVIYRDDPRRFFAEDGGIGPLLQAQKEGKIRFIGFTGHKSPALFTEMMQQFDGWDTLQMPVNAFDPHYRSFIENVMPVAVEKQIAVIAMKTMGGGYLLRPGVISPEQALRFAWSQPVASVVSGMENMDLLKKNIENARIFEPMSEQEQKKLLEKTEPVAKDGEYEKFKTANTFDGWYGRTIHGNQPPTI, encoded by the coding sequence ATGACTGACAACAACTCAGGCAGATTCGACAGGCGGACTTTTTTGAAGGCCGGAACAGGCGGACTGGGGCTGGCTGCGGCAGGTTTGACCGCAAATACTGCATATGGAGCACAGCATCGGGGCAACAAAAAGATTGTACAAAACAACAACTCATTCGAGCGGAATTCCGAGGGTATCCCGCTGCGTCCGCTCGGCAAAACAGGTGAGAAAGTGCCGATAATCTGTCTCGGAGGCCACCACCTTGGCCGTGTCGAAGACGATCAGCAGGCGATAAATTTTGTCCGTTATGCAGTCGACAATGGCGTTACATTTATTGACAATGCCTGGGAATACCATCGCGGCCGATCCGAAAAGATCGTCGGAAGAGCCCTCAGGGACGGCTACCGCGACAAGGCGTTTGTCATGACCAAAACCCACGGCAGAGACAAGGAAACCACTCGCAAACAGATCGAAGAAAGCCTTCGCAGGCTGCAGGTCGACACTATAGATCTGTGCCAGGTCCACGAGGTCATCTACCGCGACGATCCGAGGCGTTTTTTCGCCGAGGACGGGGGTATAGGCCCTCTCCTGCAGGCCCAAAAAGAAGGTAAAATCCGCTTTATCGGCTTCACGGGCCACAAAAGCCCGGCCCTGTTCACCGAGATGATGCAGCAGTTTGACGGCTGGGACACACTTCAGATGCCCGTAAACGCATTCGATCCGCACTACCGAAGCTTCATAGAGAACGTGATGCCGGTCGCCGTGGAAAAACAGATCGCGGTGATCGCCATGAAGACGATGGGGGGCGGCTACCTGCTGCGTCCCGGCGTGATAAGTCCTGAACAGGCGTTACGCTTTGCATGGAGCCAGCCGGTCGCGTCGGTGGTCTCGGGCATGGAAAACATGGATCTGCTCAAAAAGAATATCGAAAACGCACGGATCTTCGAGCCGATGAGCGAACAGGAGCAGAAAAAGCTGCTTGAAAAAACAGAGCCGGTCGCAAAGGACGGAGAATATGAAAAATTCAAAACCGCAAACACCTTCGATGGCTGGTACGGCCGAACGATCCACGGCAACCAACCGCCGACAATATAA
- a CDS encoding TIGR01777 family oxidoreductase yields MTTIRKIVIAGATGFIGQPLCRLLSNSGYEVIALSRYPDKHPELAKDKIRLVHWNGTDTWPTEALLSEDTAVINLAGENIASHKWTKTQKVRILHSRLQASKAIVEAIQDSHQKPAALIQASATGYYGHRPGEEVDEFAGPGNTFLSSVCVEWEDTMLPLADSPTRCAAARFGPVLSEHGGMLEKMLPAFKYWFGNYPAPGSQHVSWIHLEDTVKAVKLILETPQLSGPVNVTAPNPANAKQLARLISTAMRRPLPMPIPGFVLKLAMGEMAKELLLVDQNVLPRKLTEAGFEFKYPDLPAAIQDLIGKA; encoded by the coding sequence ATGACTACTATTAGAAAAATAGTAATCGCAGGTGCAACTGGCTTTATCGGCCAGCCTTTGTGCCGCCTGCTCTCCAATTCGGGATACGAAGTGATCGCCCTGTCACGCTATCCGGACAAGCACCCTGAACTCGCCAAGGATAAGATCCGACTGGTGCACTGGAACGGCACGGACACCTGGCCGACCGAAGCACTTCTGAGCGAAGATACTGCTGTGATCAATCTGGCGGGTGAGAATATCGCATCTCACAAATGGACCAAAACTCAGAAAGTACGAATTCTTCACAGCAGACTCCAGGCGAGTAAAGCGATCGTCGAAGCAATTCAGGATTCGCACCAAAAACCCGCAGCCCTGATCCAGGCGTCGGCGACAGGTTATTACGGACACCGACCGGGTGAGGAAGTGGATGAATTTGCCGGGCCAGGCAATACGTTCCTTTCAAGTGTCTGCGTGGAGTGGGAAGATACCATGCTGCCGCTGGCCGATTCACCCACGCGGTGTGCCGCAGCAAGATTTGGGCCGGTCCTCTCTGAGCACGGCGGGATGCTGGAAAAGATGCTGCCCGCGTTTAAATACTGGTTTGGCAACTACCCGGCGCCGGGTTCGCAGCACGTATCCTGGATCCACCTCGAAGACACTGTCAAAGCCGTCAAGCTCATCCTTGAAACTCCGCAGCTTTCGGGACCCGTAAATGTTACCGCGCCCAACCCTGCAAACGCAAAACAACTGGCAAGATTGATAAGCACCGCCATGAGGCGACCGCTGCCCATGCCCATCCCGGGTTTTGTGCTGAAACTCGCTATGGGTGAGATGGCAAAAGAGCTTCTGCTTGTCGACCAAAATGTCCTGCCTCGGAAGCTCACCGAGGCCGGCTTTGAGTTTAAATACCCCGACCTGCCGGCCGCGATACAGGATTTAATCGGCAAAGCGTGA
- the mtnP gene encoding S-methyl-5'-thioadenosine phosphorylase, translating into MSEQRIGVIGGTGLGDILGEHISDVRFEKVDTPFGAPSGEIMLGSLAGKQIAFINRHGEGHIYGPSDVPFAANIFALKKLGVKSVIASAAVGSLREEIRPGELVLVDQFIDKTFRRRGSFFDGVAAVHAEMAEPCCKMLRDAMLRAAGNLQVRTHAAATYVAMEGPQFSTKAESKMHRAWGGDMIGMTGMPEAKLAREAQMCYSLVALATDYDCWRESVGLTDKHDLLREILGNLEKATENAINLIEAVLKSEEKLIFDDCPCRHSLEMAVMTKQEVIDQAKWEQLGVLFD; encoded by the coding sequence ATGTCGGAACAAAGAATCGGTGTTATAGGCGGTACGGGCCTGGGTGATATTCTTGGCGAGCATATTTCGGATGTTCGTTTTGAGAAAGTGGATACGCCGTTCGGTGCACCCAGCGGCGAGATAATGCTCGGCAGTCTGGCCGGTAAGCAGATCGCGTTCATAAACAGGCATGGTGAGGGGCACATTTACGGGCCCAGCGATGTGCCGTTCGCGGCGAATATCTTTGCGCTCAAGAAGCTGGGTGTAAAGTCCGTGATCGCGAGCGCGGCGGTCGGGTCGCTCCGAGAAGAGATCCGGCCGGGCGAGCTGGTGCTTGTGGATCAGTTTATCGACAAGACGTTCCGTCGGCGGGGCAGTTTCTTTGACGGCGTAGCGGCGGTGCATGCGGAGATGGCCGAACCGTGCTGCAAGATGCTGCGAGATGCCATGCTGCGTGCTGCGGGCAATCTGCAGGTACGGACCCATGCTGCGGCGACATATGTGGCGATGGAGGGTCCGCAGTTTTCGACCAAGGCCGAGTCGAAGATGCACCGCGCATGGGGCGGGGATATGATCGGTATGACCGGCATGCCCGAGGCGAAGCTGGCGCGCGAGGCGCAGATGTGCTATTCTCTGGTCGCGCTGGCGACGGATTACGACTGCTGGCGGGAGTCGGTGGGATTGACGGATAAGCACGATCTGCTCCGGGAGATACTGGGGAACCTTGAGAAAGCGACTGAAAATGCGATCAATCTGATCGAGGCAGTGCTCAAGAGCGAGGAAAAACTGATATTCGATGATTGCCCGTGCAGGCACAGCCTGGAGATGGCGGTCATGACGAAGCAGGAGGTGATCGATCAGGCGAAATGGGAGCAGTTGGGGGTTTTGTTCGATTGA